A genomic segment from Stenotrophomonas maltophilia encodes:
- a CDS encoding peroxiredoxin: MTIHVGDRIPEVTLKRIREGIETLDTHSLFDARKVVLFAVPGAFTPTCSARHLPGYVEKFQAFRQRGIDVYCMAVNDPFVMKAWAADQSVPDGLLMLSDGNAELTRALGLELDASASGMGIRSRRFALYVVDGVVRAAWIEQPGQFEVSSAEYVLEHLPT; the protein is encoded by the coding sequence ATGACCATCCATGTCGGCGACCGCATTCCGGAAGTGACCCTCAAGCGCATCCGCGAGGGCATCGAAACGCTCGATACGCATTCGCTGTTCGACGCGCGCAAGGTGGTGCTGTTCGCCGTACCCGGCGCGTTCACCCCGACCTGTTCGGCGCGCCACCTGCCCGGCTACGTCGAGAAGTTCCAGGCCTTCCGCCAGCGCGGCATCGATGTCTACTGCATGGCCGTCAACGACCCGTTCGTGATGAAGGCCTGGGCTGCCGACCAGAGCGTGCCCGACGGCCTGCTGATGCTGTCCGACGGCAATGCCGAACTGACCCGCGCGCTCGGCCTGGAGCTCGACGCCAGCGCCTCGGGCATGGGCATCCGCTCACGCCGGTTCGCGCTGTACGTGGTGGATGGCGTGGTGCGTGCGGCCTGGATCGAGCAGCCGGGCCAGTTCGAGGTGTCTTCGGCCGAGTACGTGCTGGAGCACCTGCCTACCTGA